The following DNA comes from Rosa rugosa chromosome 5, drRosRugo1.1, whole genome shotgun sequence.
ctaattttcgaccgatgtcttagtgggtgtagagaaagatatagacatcagtataagcgcgtttttaaccgatgtcccagacaacaaccaacatcgattctaaaaaacaaatcgatgtataatcattataatcatcataatcttatatgttaattatatttaattcttcatattttcacattttatgcttaataaagtatatccCGAACAATACCTAAGTGAACATGTGCATCGAATTCTATTTCAGAAGTGATGTCTTGAACCCTTCTAGACATCAGTTGTTGTTTCTAAAACCGACgtgttgtttcattgtagaCATCGCTTTTGTTTTATAAAACTGATGTTCACTATTTAATGATACATCAGTTTACTTTATGGTAGGTGATTTGTGTGTTGGAAATAGATTACGTTTGgtatcgattttcattttgatactggtttcttggcattactgttttgttatgcttttatataATTCACTTCATACTGACAGGCATAATGTGCaaatggaaaagaaatgcatttcCCATCATCCAAAAATCgaggctttccattaattttcttttcaagttcatgattcaacataattcacaaaataataCCCCAAAACTAACAAAGGCTAGCCTAGACATTTGATCCAGCTTTAGAATTCTTATCTGTAGCCACTTTAGTAAACCCTATTGGAAATATTTCAATGTCTAGAGCTACAACACAATACTCAGAATAATCAGTCTCAATAACCTTGAACTCGACACTCCTCATTCCAACTCTCACAATGAAGAGATCACCCTTCCTCTTTCTTTCCCAGAAAACTCCCGAGGCCTTCTTCAATCTATCACGAAACCACCAAATCAGTCTACTCTCTGAATTTGAGGCTTCTCCATCTGCAACAGTTCCTTCGAGTTTTGGCCTGGTACTATATCAATATAGAACCATCAAGACAAGTTTAAGTAGGAGATCATACAAGAAACTTATAAAAGTATATATGAATTGCACTTTATAAAGTATCATGTTTGAAATACCTCACTATTAAAGCAAGTATCATATAGCTCATCTCTTGTGTGAACCAATTACTCTTCCAACAGCTGCTAACAACGCAGCAAATTTAACAGAGTCTCACCAACTAATACACAGAACTATCAGCAACAGAAAAGGCATACAACCTTCTAACTCAGTTtttcatatatacatattaacAATTGATGTACCTTGACAAAAAGACTGTCAGTTTTCTGTATTATATTTGCTTTAGTATTGCAGAAGGTACTCACAAggaatcaaataatcaaattgTGAATAGTAAAATGCTAAACAACAAAAATACCCGATCAGGGAAAAAATAATCTAATATCCAATAAAGAATCtaaattcaaaaccctagattcAAGTTCATTGAGTGCGAGTGAGTGTATATAACTAATTATACACAGATGCATACACAAACATACAATCATACACAACTCCGATGCAAAATAAACCAGTCATAAATGGAAATTGAAGAGCAGAAAGTGAATAAGGATCAAAGAGGGACCTATTTGACAGACTCGATGATCTCAGGGCTGATAGCATCGCCAGGGAAGAGGGTGGTAGTGATCGGAGTGGAAGTAGATGAGAAAACCCTAGCTGCCGGCGATGAGGATGAGACCAAGGTAGGGCAAGGATTCGCATaagctgtgtgtgtgtgtgtgtctacaTATATACAAGTGAATCAAAGGAAGCCAACCAATTAAAGTGAATCAACATGCAAGTGCGGTGATAACTTTGACAATTCATCATTATTGATTAGCTTTAAGAATTAAACCAGCATTAAGCTAGAACACAGAtgtaataaaaattcaaaactcaaaagcaaGAGTGACTGTCAAACAGTATAAAATGTGTTATATGACAAGGTTAGACCATTAAAAATAATATACAAAAGATGTGTTTGGTGTCCTGGCCTTGCTTGACTCAAAGAAAAGTTTGGACATGTAAATTTTGGATTCTCCATTAGCAATAAGGAACAGCAAATTAAATTGAAGTATCTTTAGTGCATACAACCCCAGTAAGAGAAAAGTATGTTCCTACCTTAATCATTTTATACACACAGTAGATTGAACATGCATTGCCAAGTAGATTCTACATATGACCTCTCCAGGTACGAGTAAGCAGCAACCTCCTGCCAGTAAGAACAATTTATGTATATATGCCGTCAATCAGGCATAACTTTGGAAATCAAGGTTTCTTAAATAACCTGAGGAAAATCTACACCTAAGTAGCAATTCCAGAAGGGAGTCTGTGTGAAATTAAACAATATCaccaaatacacacacacacacacaaatatataataAAAGCTTTACTTAATGAAGCTCATATATTTCCAGGAATAGCTGCTTTGAAAGCTCTTCTAATGATTGCACCTCTGCTTCCATGTTTTTGATATCTTCATATATCttcatatacacacacacacacacacacacacacacacacacacacacacacacacacacacatatatatatatatatatatatatagagagagagagagagagagtatcagGGAGATAAACTGAATAAAACAACAATGGAAATTCATTATACTGAATAGCTGAAAAACTTATTGTTCAGTTATGCATGCATTTCTTGCTGATCAATAACAAATTTGaaaagaatttaaatgaaattGAGCTCTTGTTTTCCATTTCAGTTTTCCTGTGTGTTATGAAGAGTTATCTTATGATGACCATAAAGCAGTCATGAAGACCATAAGTTTATGTAACCAATAGTATATTGAAGTTCATGATAACCATAAAAGCATCTAATCTGATCGATCTATAAGTTTGTTCAACTGGTTCAACTATAAGTCACTCCATGCATAAGGTCATATCTATTCTTACCTGCAAGAACTTGATCATGTATTTTCTTGATGTTTATACATCACTATACAGGTGTTGAGGTTTAGGACATCACATAATTGCCTTCTGCATAATTCCCCACACACTGCATTTCCACTTCAAGGGAATATCTTGtgtttctttatatatatatatatatattgcgcGGCATGGCCTTCTTTATACCTGCACCAAAATTGTCAGGAGTATGGAACAGCATAATAAAGGTAGATACAcggggggagggagagagagagagagagagatcaagaAAAAATTTCTTACCTCCCACAACCAACAAAGCCACACAGAGAATACACATCAAGAGATTCTCAGAAGTTTGACAAATGAAACAGTGGGACTTTTCAGGCATAACTAACATAAGATATGGTAGCCAATTAAGCTACTACTTACGAAGCATCTACCGTGTTTTGACAACTCAATAAACTTGACCGAGCTAAATGCAAGTACATTTTAGTAATAAAAACTATAGCCAAACTACGGACTGCAGCTGAACAATCTTGTGACCTAATATGAAGTAGTAATGTAGGTATCCCACCTCTTGAGCATCCAAAACTTAAGTATTTACACTAAAATTACGTTTGTGAATTTGTAGATCTGCATCTTTTACTAATTATGAGTAACATGACTAACATCAATATTCTGTATACTTTAATGAAGagtaaagaaatgaaaaagaaggaCTAAATTGAGACCAGAAACCTATTATCACAAAAAGATTTCAGAACCCATTACCCAATTGTAACTTGTaagtacccaaaaaaaaagaaaaggtttcTGGATTTAATCTTTGTTACTTTAACAAAGGTT
Coding sequences within:
- the LOC133713028 gene encoding uncharacterized protein LOC133713028 — encoded protein: MSYMILALIVSTRPKLEGTVADGEASNSESRLIWWFRDRLKKASGVFWERKRKGDLFIVRVGMRSVEFKVIETDYSEYCVVALDIEIFPIGFTKVATDKNSKAGSNV